The Geobacter metallireducens GS-15 region TGTATCCCCAGGCAAAGCCGGTGCTGCGCCAGGAGCCGATCATGATCGATTTGGAGGATATTCCCGATCTGCGTCAGGCACCGATGCCGACCGATTCGCGGAGGGAAGTGCGCCGTCAGGCCGAGCAACCCCGGCGGGTGCCGCGGGAAATGGCGCCGCGGGGAGACCGGGAACGGGACCGTATCGCCTCGCTGCCTCCCGTTGCGAAACCAATACCGTCACGGCCTGCAGTTCCCTATCAGGCCGCGCCGCAGCCCCGTCGGGGCGAGGGAGTGGGGCCGTCGGCCACAAACGGCAGGACAGGGGAGATTCCGGTGCGGGAGGCCCCCCGAGGCGGGGGCATTCTCAAACCACGCGCGTCGGCGGAAGCGCCTGAACTGGCCCAGCTCATGCCGAGCGCCCAGAGACTTGCGAAGATCGAGGAAAGTTACCGGAAGAAGTACCGGGATGATGTGGCGGACGGGGATACGAAGTTTCTCGATACCGACGATATTCAGTTCGGCTCGTTCCTGCGCCGGTTCGAGAACGCAATCTACGGGGTATGGCGTTATCCCCAGGAAGCGGCCCGGCTCGGCATTGAGGGAGTTACGCCTGTAAAAATCACCTTCAACAGGAGTGGTGTCATCGTAAAGTATGAAATTCTGCAGAGTTCGGGGAGCAGAATCCTGGATGACGAGGTGCTGCGGACCCTGCGCATGGTGGGACCGGTCGGCCCCTTTCCCAGGGGGTACGACCGGGACGAGTTCCACCTCATCGCCTTTTTCCAGTACGGCATCGTTCGGGGAGCGAGCAGATCCCTCCGCTGACCGGCCTCAATCCTGCCTTCTGCACAGTCGTTCCCGCAGATACTCCTCAAATTCCGTATTGAACTCTTCCCGCTTGAGCGCCATGTCAACCGTGGCCTTCAGGAATCCCAATTTGTCACCGCAATCGTGGCGTATCCCCTCAAAGAGGCAGCCGTAA contains the following coding sequences:
- a CDS encoding energy transducer TonB encodes the protein MPDKYVEKSFLYLVALSLLLHVGLFALIILYPQAKPVLRQEPIMIDLEDIPDLRQAPMPTDSRREVRRQAEQPRRVPREMAPRGDRERDRIASLPPVAKPIPSRPAVPYQAAPQPRRGEGVGPSATNGRTGEIPVREAPRGGGILKPRASAEAPELAQLMPSAQRLAKIEESYRKKYRDDVADGDTKFLDTDDIQFGSFLRRFENAIYGVWRYPQEAARLGIEGVTPVKITFNRSGVIVKYEILQSSGSRILDDEVLRTLRMVGPVGPFPRGYDRDEFHLIAFFQYGIVRGASRSLR